TTCTGGCGTGTTACACCTGTTCGAGGTTCATGCCGCTTGGTGTGTCGGAAATCCATCAGGAGGTACTGGAGAGCTTGCGGCCCGTGGTGATGGAGTTCGCCGCCGCCTCCCGGTATAACCAGCAGTCCCCCGCCTACGCGCAGCTCAAGACCACCCTCGACGCGGTGCGCCGGGTCGTCGAGGCGCTCAAATCCGACAGCATGGACGAGGAGCAACCGTGAATCCGTTTTATGCGGAATACATCGCCACGGCCAAAGAGTTGGCGGATGCGCGCGGCCTCGTCTGGGACCTCGTCTGCGACGACGAGGGCAAGGTCAGCAAAGACACCCGCTGGGATCTCACTGAACTCGTGGGCATGCTGCCGCCGCCTACTTACTGGTTGGGGCAGTTGGGCGTAGATCCGGTAGCAGTCGAGAAAATCAACGAGATCAGACAAGGGATGAGCCAGGGCCCTCTTGCCCTTGGGCCGATGCCGCAGCACTGGCGGGACCTATATCAAGCGGTCTTCGTTCATAAGCTGCTCGTCGGCAAGACCAAGCCGCAAAGTGCAGAGCTGATAGCGCACGGCATCAGGAGGCTCGCCCCAGCCGCTGACGGCGCTCCGCCTTGGGCGATTACCCCTGAGCAAATCCAGCTCGCCTACAATGCAGTCTTGCGTTCTGCAAGTTCCGGAAAGCTTGCTCTGGACTTCGTCACCATGGTGAAAACCATTCTCGACCGGCAGAAGCTCGCCGACATCCCTGCCCTGGCTCGCTTTTGCATCCCATACCCCACCAACGAATCCCTTTCCGCCCAGCGCCAGGCGGAGACCCTTCGCAAGCGGCAGAATGCTCATGGTGGAAAGGAGGGTCTCCGCCGCTCGCTCGCGACAAGGAAATCGGCGGCGAAGTTGCCGGAGGAACGTGCGTTCTGGGAATTGGCGCGGATCGTGTTCACGGAAACCCCGCGCTCCTTCTCCGACGCGATCCGCTTTGCCGTGTTCAAGGTGCAGATCATCATGGGCTTCCGGATCGGCGAAGCTGTGCGCGTGCCCTTGGACTGGAAGCGATGACGCGAATATCTGGATGCCGATGGGCGACCGGCCGCAGACCGCGGCGGCTTCTCCCGCTCCCTGATGATCCGCCACTTCGCGGAAAAGCAGGACGAGGATGAGCGCGCTGAAGGCCTATCGTTTTATGAGAACACTCAGCATGTCCCGCCGATGTTTGAGGAGATCCTCATCGAGACGCTCGAGCACATCGAAAGCATCACCGCACCGCTGCGCGAGCGGCTGAAACGACAGACCGAGACGAGGCGCATCTTTCCGGAATATCCCGAGGATGCGCTGATCCCCGCTTGGGAGATGTATGTCAGGATGACGGGCAATATCGCCTTCTCCGACCCAGACATCCCGGTGAGTTTGGTTCAGAATTATCGCGAAACCTACGGTGCTGACGCCCTCGATAAGATCAGGCAGTACCAACTTGGTGGCTGCCATCGTATGCTTACCGGGTTTTGGGGGCGTGGTTCGCAACGAGGCATCCCGATAAGAAAAACATGGGGCAAGCCCATTTACGATCGGGGCGTCGATCAGGACATTGATTGGCAGTCGGCCTACGTTCGCGTGGGAGATGTCGAGCGACATGTCTGGGAAAATCGCACGACCAAGCTGTCGGACACGATGCCGACAACGATCACGGACGGTACCGTACTCTATCCGCATGAACTCATGTTGATCATGCCGGTCAGGAACGTGATCGAAGGTCGCAACAACGGCATCCTCGACACAACCCTGTATTCCGCGATTGGCCGCATCGACAGGCACACCCTGATCCGCTCGACCAGCGGGAAGGGTAGCGGCGACACCCTGTTCGAGCGGTATGGAATGACCGAAGAAGATCGCGCTCTTCGTCTTACCCCGCACTCCCTGCGACACCTTCAGAACACCGAGCTATTCCGTCTCGGCGTGGCCGATACGATCATCACCAAGAAGTTCAACCGGCGCAGCGTCCAGCAAAGCTACGTCTATGACCATCGTAGTCTCGCGGAGGACCTCACCGATATCGACCTTGCTCCGGAGGCGGAGGAGCGGCTCGGTGACAAACCTCTGCAGGTCTTCAGGCTGATCTCGGCCAACAAGGCGAGCGGTCATGTGGTCGAGGAGTTCCGCCGTGTCCAGCGCGAGTACGGCGAGGCGGCGGCCTTCGACTATCTCAATGCCGAGGCGGACGGGCTGCACGTCACGCCCTATGGCCTGTGCATCAACAGCTTCACCAGCGACCCCTGCCCCAAGCACCTCGAATGCTTCAACGGATGCCTCCACCTGGCGCGAACGGATGTCATCAGCGAGCAGGAAAACCTGCAGCGCATGCGAGACAAGTTTGCGAAGGTGATCATCACATTGGAAGCTCTGCCCGAGAACCAACGCAACGTGGGCTGGGCCAACCAGCTTACCCACGCTCGTGTCCGGTACGAAAATATCGTCAAGGCGCTCGGCACGGACGCGGGAATGCAGGTGTTTCCGGACGGCATCGACCTGTCCGTGTCGGCCGAACGGAACGCTGGCACCACAATCATCGACACCATGAAGCGCTTGAGGGACCTCGATGATTGACAAGAGCCGGCTGCTTGAGGAAATCCTGGAGGCGATGGTCGCCGATGACGAGGACATCAGCGTACGTGCGGTGTGCGGGCGCAGCGATGGCGTCTTCAGGCATGCGACCGACATCACCCGCATTGAAAGCCGCCGCGGGATGGTCGAGGCAGCGATCAAAAAGCAGAAAGCGGTCCGCTCAGTCGTCGAGCGATCCAGCAAGAAGTCCCCTGCTGAGCTGGAAAGGCTCGCAGCGATGAAGACCGCAGATATCGGTCAGTTGCAGACTGACAAGGAACTGCTGATTGCGTCGCATCGTGCCATGATCCTGGCCATCGCCGAAACGGGCGGCTTCCCGGCGTGGAAGCGGTTCTTCGAGGGATACCAGGCTGCCGTCGATCGGCTAGAAAAGATCGGCAGCCTTCCCGAGGCGAGCGTCATCAGCCTGTCGCCGCAGAGGGACGCCTGATGGCGCGAAGAACCGGCAAAAGCGGCGTCGAGATCGCCAAGGAGCATGTCGACGCTCTGATCGAGTACCTGGAACGGCACAAGGACGAGCCGCTTCCGAGATACGGTGTCGATCTGAACAAGAGCATCATCGCCAAGGAATGCGGCTTTGACCGGCAGGTCTTCCGCACCAATCCGCGTTGCGCCGAAATCCTGCGCGACGCCGACGACCGGGATCGCAAGGCGAGCCTGTCGCGGCTGGAGCAGGTCGAAGCTATCCGGGATATGAAGGCGAAGGCAGATGCCGGCCAGATGGCGCTCGAAGACGAAAACCTTCGACTGCTGGCCGAGAACGCCTCGCTTCGGCGAGAGCTCGAACGCCTGACAAGATTGAGCGCGGTGATCGCCGAGACTGGCAGGTTGCCGTGATTGGGTTCTCGAAGTCTGGTCCTCGGAGCCGCGCCGTCGTGGCCCTGAAAAGCCGTGGGGGCCGGATCGCAGTGAGCGAGGCACAGGGACCCGCGACGGCACGGCGTGGGTGGCCGCAGT
The sequence above is drawn from the Rhizobium binae genome and encodes:
- a CDS encoding 26S proteasome regulatory subunit family protein, which translates into the protein MARRTGKSGVEIAKEHVDALIEYLERHKDEPLPRYGVDLNKSIIAKECGFDRQVFRTNPRCAEILRDADDRDRKASLSRLEQVEAIRDMKAKADAGQMALEDENLRLLAENASLRRELERLTRLSAVIAETGRLP